GAACACGACAATGCATTGCAGGGCGGTTCGCATGTGGGCGCTCCCTGAAGAAGGGACGAATAACCTCCCGCAGGTTCCAAACCTGCGGGAGGTTGGGGCCTACGGCTTGAAGATCAGTTCGCCCCAGTTGCGGGGCTCGAGCTTGAGTTCGAAGACCTCGTCGTTGACGATGCCGGTGGCCTGGTTGCTCCAGTGGGTGCGCAGCACGGTGTCTTTGCCCGCCGGGTCGCCGTGGGTGACGCCGAAGTCGCCGCGAAGGACCAACCCATCCCTTGGCTTGATGCCCAGTGCGGCCAGGGGAATGGCGGCCTGGACGGTGTAGCCCTTCCTGTCGCCGTGGGGCTTGACGGTGATCTTGGCATCGCCGATGACCGTGACGCTCTCGACCGTGTAGCCGTCGCGGACGACGCCGGAGTAGAACTTCTTGGGGGCCTTGTCGGCGGACTTCGGGCGGAAGAGGACGGCGGTGGGCGTGCCCTTGAAGGGGCCGATGGAGAGGCGCAGATCGCCGAGGACGGCTTCGGTCCGCTTCGGGTCGGCGGCGGGGTCGGTGCCGAGCTGGAAGTCCACGGTGTCGCCGCCGCAATAGAGGAACTCGGGGGCCTCGGCGCCGTTGACCCAGGGGGTGGCGTCCTTGACGTCCCAGGCGAGATAGAGGTTCGCGTCGTCCCACGCCGCGGCGGTGCGGACGGCGGCGTCATCCTGCTTCTTGTAGGCGGCGACCTCGGCGCCCTGGGTGTCCTTGTTGAAGTCGCCGGTGAAGGTGGGGGTAAGTTTCTTGATGGTGAGTCGTCGGGTGCCGACGGCCTCCTGGAGGTATTTCTCGCGGAGGGTGCGTGCTTGAGCGACTTCGGCGTCGGTGATGGTGAGGCGGCGGGGGTCTTTGCGGCCGAGGAGGCCGGGCAGGCCGCCGCGGCGGCCGGGCTCGAGGCGCTTCACGGTGTCGAGGCCGACGACGCGGATGTTCCAGAAGCCGGTCTTGCCGGCCTGAAGGTAGAGCTGGCCGTCGGGCGTGGCGGCGATGGAGCCGCCGAAGTCCTCGCCGCCCATGCCGGGCGGCACGTTGTCGAGGATGGCGCCGGGCTTGGCCTCGTCGGGGAAACGCATCTTCATCGGGTCGCCCTGGAAGAGGCGGGTGAGGTAGAAGCCCTCGCCGGTGAGGATGTGCCATTCGCCGCAGTTGGTGGGGATGACCCAGAGGTTGCCGATGGGCTCGGGGAGCCTGGCGGCGCCGCAGGGGCCGTAGGAGCCGCGAATCATGCCGACCTCGGGCGGCACGGCACGGTGGGAGCCGTGGACGCCGTTGAAGTTGTCGGGATAGCGCCAGATTTCCTGGCCCGTGGCGATATGGCCGCACTGGAACCAGGTCATGTCCACCCCATACTCGCCGCCCTTGAGCACGAGCGTGCCGTCGGCGGAGCCGAGGCCGGCGAGGGGCATCTTCGTGGGCTTGGCGAGGTCGTACTTCGGGGCGCCGCAGGGGGTGAAGCCGGCGACCTTGAACTGCTTGTCGCCGGAGTAGAGCGTGAGGTCGGGGGTCATGTTCATATACCAGCCGCTGAAGCGCAGTTCGCCGTCCACGCCCGTGATTTCGCCGGGCTGGCGCGCGCCGTCGCCGTTCTCGTCGGCCCAGAGCATCGTCCTGGCTGGCTTGACGTTCTGGCCGTGGCCGGTGGTGGGAATCTCCTTGCCGTCCTTGTCGGCGTAGAAGACGACGGTGCGGAGCCTCCAGTCGGTGTCGCCAAGGCGTTCGTAGACTTGGAGCGGGCCGAGGTTGTAGCTCCAGTTGGGTGCCGTGGCGAGGTAGAGACGCCCGTTGGCGCCGAGGGCGAAGCGCGCGTTGCTCATGCCCTCGCGGGTGATGGTGGCCAGGCACTTGTCGCGGCCGGTCTTGGGGTCGAGGCGCCACTCGCACGAGTGGCCGACCATGACGAGGGGGTCGAGGGGGTTGATGGCGCCGCCGAGGGCGCCGTAGGCGGTGGGGCCGAAGAACTCGCGGACGAGGGCGCCCGTCTCGGTGTTCCACACACTCACGCGCTTGGGCTTGTCGTCGGCCTCCATCGCCCAGAGCTGGCCTTTGGCATCCACGGTGAGCGCCTTGACGAACCGCATCCCGTCGGGCTGCCAGGGGCCCAAGAGCGCCCGCCCGCCTTTGCGGCCGATGGCCTTCAGCAGTTTGCCCTCGGAATTGTAGACGAGCACCTGGTTGTCGGGGTCGCCGACGGCGACGTAGGCATTCCCCTTGGCGTCGAGGGCGATGGCGTTTGCACCCTGGAGGTTCTCGATGAAGGGCTTGGCCTCGCCGGTCTCGGGGTTGGTGGCGAGCACGGACTTCCAGCCCGAAACAACGAAGAGGACGCGGGATCTGTCGGACTTGTCCGACCCGTCCGACTTGTCGGGCCCCGCCGCCTCGATGTCCACGGGCGCGGGCACGGCGAGCTTCTTGAGGAGGGCGCCGCTCTTGCCGTCGAGGACGAGCACGGTGTCGCGCTTGGTGAAGCCGACGTAGACCCTGCCGCCGCGGGCGTGGAGGCAACTCGCGCGCTCGCCCTTGTCGAGCGCAATGCCCGCGAGCTTGGCGGCATCGAGGTCGGTGGAGCCGCTGCCGGCCCAGTCGGTGAAGCCGCCGGTCTGGGCGTCGGCGCGGAAGAGCAAGCCGTCCCAGTTCATCGCGTAGACCGTCCCGCCGTCCACCGTGACGAGTTCGGCGCCGCTCATTCCGCCGCGGCTGAGGCGCCATTGGACGTTGCCGCCGAGGTCGCAGGCGACGAGGGCCTTGCCGGCCTCGGCGCCGGACCAGCCGAGATAGACCTTGTCTTTGTCGGCGTCGCAGGCGAAGGGCACGCCGTGGTCGCCGCCCCAGTTGGTCTTGCCGCTCGGGCCGTCCCAGGGCGCCGAGCCGCCGTTGCAGGCCCAGCCGACCAGGCGCAGGCCGATGCCCTTGTGCCACAGGGCATCCCACGTGTAGGTGCCGGCGGGCACGGGCTGGCCCGGCTGCCGCCAGTTGGGGGTGGTCAAGCCGTCCCACTTGACGGTGTGCGTGCCCCTGGTGCGGAACTCGCAGTTGAGGAGCTGGCGGACGGCTCTCCCCTCGGCGTCGCGGATGTTGAGCGAAATGTAGCCGTCTTCGGGCATGGTGAATGTGATCTCCTCGAAGCCGAGGAGTTCCTTGACCTTGATCAGCCCCGTCCAGTCAATGACCGGCACGCCCTGCTGCATCGTGGTGGGGAACTCGCGGGCGTCGGCGAGGCGGAGCTTGCGGGGCGTCACGTTGCCCCTGGCCTCCAGCGTGCCCGTGCCCCAGCACTGGCTGCTCATGAAGGTGAACACGCGGTCGGGCACGACGCCTGCCTTGAAGATGTCCTTGATCGTGATGCGGAACCGGGCCTCGGTGCAGAAATTGGGCTCGAGGGTGACGCCGATCTCATCGCCCGCCTTGGGCGCGCCGACCCCCTCCTTGCACAGGAGCCTCCAGGGGAGGGCGATCTCCTGGACGTAGCCCTTGCCGTCAGCGTTCTTGCGGAACTCCTGGGCGGCGCCGGCCGTCTGGGCGTCCTTCATCCCGCCCTGATCGAACTTCTTGCCGTAGGCGAGGTCAATCACGTCAATCCCGTCGCGGTCGATCCAGGCGGTGACGTGGGTGGTGCGTTCCTTGTCGGGCTGGGTGGGCGCGGTGACGAGGCGCACCTGGAGGCAGTCGCCCGCGAAGCCATAGTCGCCCTTCGAGCTGCCGGGATTGTTCATCGGCGTCTCGTCGAGCCAGCGGGCGAGGAGGTAGAGGTTTTCGGCGTCGTACATCAGGTGGAACCAGCAGGCGAGCTTGTCGCGCAGGTTCTCCACGTCGCCGCAGGCGAACACGCCGCCCGAGAGGTCCCAGTCGTCGGCCTTGCCGTCCACGACGACTTTGCCCGGTGCGGGCAGCACCTGGATGCCGAGGTTCTCGGTTTCAGTGGCCTCCGCCGCGAGCGCGAACAGAACGATGCCGAGGATGGCCGTGCACGGTCGTTGCATGATTCCGGGCTCCTATTGGGTCAGGCGGGTCTTCAGGGCCTCGAGCAGTCCATCGGGCGGCTCGCAGGGCAGCTCGATGGGCCTGTTCCGCAGCGCGCTGGTGTAGAGGCCGAGGATGGCGTTGAACTGCTCGAGCGAGCGCTCGAGGCAACACGGGTGCGGTTTCGCGGGGTCCTCCAGCCAGTCGAAGCAGGCCCCGGTGAGGCGGGCCTGGGCCAGGTCGTCCTCGACCCCATAGTGGTGCTCGCCGCGCTCGTAGCCCGCGTCGTGGGTCTGACGCTCCCACGACCACATCGTCCACTGCACGAAGCCGCGGGTGCCATAGACCGAGATGCGCTTGTGGTGGTAGCGGCTCTCCTGGGCGGTGGCCAGCGGGGCGCACAGGCCGCACACCATCATCGCGCTCACGGCGTTGGCGAAGCGGAAGCTGGCAGCGGCCATCGAGGGGGCCGGCTGACGCGACGCCAGGTCCTCGGCGCCGCCCACCTGGCCGAACACGCTGGCGAACGGGGCGAAGCCGTTGTAGCTGTGGGCCAGCTCCAGCACGTGCACGCCCTGGTCGAGCGGCGTCGAGCGGGCGGAGACGTCTATGAACCGCACCTCGCCGATGCGGCCTTCGGCCACGTCGCGCTTGAGCTCGAGGTTGCGCGCGTGGAAGTGGAGT
The Planctomycetota bacterium DNA segment above includes these coding regions:
- a CDS encoding Gfo/Idh/MocA family oxidoreductase, with product MFKCAFLGCGPRARGHARAYKAVQRGKIAAICDLGEKRLNDFGDEFGVATRYRDAHEMLDREKPDLLHIVTLPGLRVPTMTIAVEHRVPVAIVEKPIALQGEDWRALRALGERGPTRFAVNTQLHFHARNLELKRDVAEGRIGEVRFIDVSARSTPLDQGVHVLELAHSYNGFAPFASVFGQVGGAEDLASRQPAPSMAAASFRFANAVSAMMVCGLCAPLATAQESRYHHKRISVYGTRGFVQWTMWSWERQTHDAGYERGEHHYGVEDDLAQARLTGACFDWLEDPAKPHPCCLERSLEQFNAILGLYTSALRNRPIELPCEPPDGLLEALKTRLTQ